In Triticum aestivum cultivar Chinese Spring chromosome 5B, IWGSC CS RefSeq v2.1, whole genome shotgun sequence, the following proteins share a genomic window:
- the LOC123113306 gene encoding YTH domain-containing protein ECT4 isoform X1, giving the protein MVYGSANAGNAQGAGLHVDMQKLSLEGKKDAAGADAAKPSGMQYGSANTGNSQTVEPHVDRSITPLLQEAMDPNFFYQPNGYPSPAYYYPSGYDGSTNEWDTRYAGHEGMEVPQQSVYGDMYHGYGYAPYGPYPSGSPVPTVGHDGQSYGTQQYQYPGQYYQQPAPTNAMHGINSANPQSELPSAAAHQTRATVVSAKVTTGTATGIANAASSLPRKQTHHHVSVTNSGSYGRGPSQGGPSASNFGHTGHRSPAQWYDGPVYSNGHQRSIASSTSYGSNSSSAKNQSHRPTTNLMGMHTHGPSSGMGLTSPSYSSRMYPDSRLYGQYGQYGNTLKAGLGFGSNVYNSRNNGQWGVVDTVKYKPRNRATFGFGSENQDGFTELNRGPRSGGFRHQKPFGPTVTIAVKGQVLPSAGKQENSVLPDKSQFNQEGFSATYKDAKFFVIKSYSEDDVHKSIKYNVWASTPNGNKKLDAGYREAQEKSSECPVFLFFSVNTSGQFVGVAEMVGPVDFDKTVDYWQQDKWNGCFSIKWHIVKDIPNNILKHITLDNNDNKPVTNSRDTQEVKLEQGLQMLKIFKEHVSKTSILDDFAFYENRQKLMQEKRAKQQPLQGQGGDEKEKNTANGNSTAQKQTPSKESTAPAAGEEPNASKPTTAESGGASAN; this is encoded by the exons ATGGTGTACGGATCTGCCAACGCCGGCAATGCGCAGGGCGCGGGGCTTCACGTGGACATGCAGAAGCTGTCCCTGGAGGGGAAGAAGGACGCCGCCGGCGCCGACGCGGCCAAG CCCTCCGGGATGCAGTACGGGTCTGCCAACACCGGCAATTCGCAGACCGTGGAGCCGCATGTGGACAGGTCGATAACGCCCCTGCTCCAGGAGGCCATGGATCCCAACTTTTTCTACCAGCCAAATGGATATCCCTCACCAGCCTACTACTACCCTAGCG GTTATGATGGCTCGACTAATGAGTGGGACACCAGGTATGCTGGTCATGAAGGAATGGAAGTGCCCCAG CAGAGTGTGTATGGTGACATGTACCATGGATATGGTTATGCTCCCTATGGCCCGTATCCTTCAGGTTCTCCTGTCCCAACCGTTGGGCATGACGGGCAGTCATATGGCACACAGCAATATCAGTACCCTGGTCAGTATTATCAACAGCCGGCTCCAACCAATGCGATGCATGGTATTAACAGTGCCAATCCTCAATCTGAGCTGCCTTCCGCTGCGGCTCACCAGACACGTGCTACGGTAGTTTCAGCAAAAGTAACTACCGGGACTGCTACTGGGATTGCAAATGCTGCCAGTTCACTACCGCGCAAGCAAACTCACCACCATGTATCAGTGACCAACAGTGGTTCATATGGAAGAGGGCCCTCGCAAGGTGGACCTTCCGCTAGCAATTTTGGTCACACTGGTCACCGTTCTCCAGCTCAGTGGTATGATGGGCCGGTCTATTCTAATGGGCATCAGAGATCAATTGCTAGTTCCACATCTTATGGTTCTAATTCATCTTCAGCAAAAAATCAGAGTCACCGTCCAACAACAAACCTCATG GGTATGCATACGCATGGGCCTTCATCTGGGATGGGTCTGACCTCTCCTAGTTATTCTAGTAGGATGTACCCTGATAGCAGATTGTATGGTCAGTATGGTCAGTACGGGAACACACTGAAAGCTGGACTTGGTTTTGGTTCTAATGTCTATAACTCGAGAAATAATGGACAGTGGGGAGTCGTGGATACCGTCAAATACAAGCCTAGAAACCGGGCAACTTTTGGGTTTGGCAGTGAGAAtcaagatggcttcactgagcttAACAGAGGACCAAGATCTGGTGGATTCAGACACCAAAAACCATTTGGACCTACTGTCACGATTGCTGTGAAGGGGCAGGTCCTCCCTTCAGCTGGGAAACAAGAGAATAGCGTCCTGCCAGATAAGAGTCAATTTAACCAGGAAGGCTTTTCTGCAACATACAAGGATGCAAAGTTCTTTGTTATCAAATCTTACAGCGAGGATGATGTGCACAAGAGTATCAAGTACAATGTGTGGGCAAGCACTCCTAATGGAAATAAGAAGCTGGATGCTGGATACCGAGAAGCTCAGGAGAAATCCAGTGAATGCCCGGTGTTCTTATTTTTCTCT GTGAACACAAGTGGTCAATTTGTTGGTGTTGCCGAAATGGTTGGTCCTGTTGACTTTGACAAGACAGTAGATTATTGGCAACAAGACAAGTGGAATGGCTGCTTTTCAATCAAGTGGCACATCGTGAAGGATATCCCCAACAACATTCTGAAGCATATTACGTTGGACAACAATGACAATAAGCCTGTGACAAACAGCCGTGACACACAAGAG GTTAAGCTTGAGCAAGGTCTTCAAATGCTCAAGATTTTCAAGGAACATGTCAGCAAGACCTCAATCTTGGATGACTTTGCATTTTACGAGAACCGACAGAAGTTGATGCAAGAAAAGAGAGCAAAGCAACAACCGCTTCAGGGGCAG GGCGGTGATGAGAAGGAGAAGAACACAGCTAATGGGAATTCCACTGCGCAGAAGCAGACACCGAGCAAGGAGAGCACCGCCCCTGCCGCCGGGGAAGAGCCGAACGCTTCCAAACCCACCACAGCTGAAAGCGGCGGCGCGAGTGCCAACTAG
- the LOC123113306 gene encoding YTH domain-containing protein ECT4 isoform X2 — protein sequence MVYGSANAGNAQGAGLHVDMQKLSLEGKKDAAGADAAKPSGMQYGSANTGNSQTVEPHVDRSITPLLQEAMDPNFFYQPNGYPSPAYYYPSGYDGSTNEWDTRYAGHEGMEVPQSVYGDMYHGYGYAPYGPYPSGSPVPTVGHDGQSYGTQQYQYPGQYYQQPAPTNAMHGINSANPQSELPSAAAHQTRATVVSAKVTTGTATGIANAASSLPRKQTHHHVSVTNSGSYGRGPSQGGPSASNFGHTGHRSPAQWYDGPVYSNGHQRSIASSTSYGSNSSSAKNQSHRPTTNLMGMHTHGPSSGMGLTSPSYSSRMYPDSRLYGQYGQYGNTLKAGLGFGSNVYNSRNNGQWGVVDTVKYKPRNRATFGFGSENQDGFTELNRGPRSGGFRHQKPFGPTVTIAVKGQVLPSAGKQENSVLPDKSQFNQEGFSATYKDAKFFVIKSYSEDDVHKSIKYNVWASTPNGNKKLDAGYREAQEKSSECPVFLFFSVNTSGQFVGVAEMVGPVDFDKTVDYWQQDKWNGCFSIKWHIVKDIPNNILKHITLDNNDNKPVTNSRDTQEVKLEQGLQMLKIFKEHVSKTSILDDFAFYENRQKLMQEKRAKQQPLQGQGGDEKEKNTANGNSTAQKQTPSKESTAPAAGEEPNASKPTTAESGGASAN from the exons ATGGTGTACGGATCTGCCAACGCCGGCAATGCGCAGGGCGCGGGGCTTCACGTGGACATGCAGAAGCTGTCCCTGGAGGGGAAGAAGGACGCCGCCGGCGCCGACGCGGCCAAG CCCTCCGGGATGCAGTACGGGTCTGCCAACACCGGCAATTCGCAGACCGTGGAGCCGCATGTGGACAGGTCGATAACGCCCCTGCTCCAGGAGGCCATGGATCCCAACTTTTTCTACCAGCCAAATGGATATCCCTCACCAGCCTACTACTACCCTAGCG GTTATGATGGCTCGACTAATGAGTGGGACACCAGGTATGCTGGTCATGAAGGAATGGAAGTGCCCCAG AGTGTGTATGGTGACATGTACCATGGATATGGTTATGCTCCCTATGGCCCGTATCCTTCAGGTTCTCCTGTCCCAACCGTTGGGCATGACGGGCAGTCATATGGCACACAGCAATATCAGTACCCTGGTCAGTATTATCAACAGCCGGCTCCAACCAATGCGATGCATGGTATTAACAGTGCCAATCCTCAATCTGAGCTGCCTTCCGCTGCGGCTCACCAGACACGTGCTACGGTAGTTTCAGCAAAAGTAACTACCGGGACTGCTACTGGGATTGCAAATGCTGCCAGTTCACTACCGCGCAAGCAAACTCACCACCATGTATCAGTGACCAACAGTGGTTCATATGGAAGAGGGCCCTCGCAAGGTGGACCTTCCGCTAGCAATTTTGGTCACACTGGTCACCGTTCTCCAGCTCAGTGGTATGATGGGCCGGTCTATTCTAATGGGCATCAGAGATCAATTGCTAGTTCCACATCTTATGGTTCTAATTCATCTTCAGCAAAAAATCAGAGTCACCGTCCAACAACAAACCTCATG GGTATGCATACGCATGGGCCTTCATCTGGGATGGGTCTGACCTCTCCTAGTTATTCTAGTAGGATGTACCCTGATAGCAGATTGTATGGTCAGTATGGTCAGTACGGGAACACACTGAAAGCTGGACTTGGTTTTGGTTCTAATGTCTATAACTCGAGAAATAATGGACAGTGGGGAGTCGTGGATACCGTCAAATACAAGCCTAGAAACCGGGCAACTTTTGGGTTTGGCAGTGAGAAtcaagatggcttcactgagcttAACAGAGGACCAAGATCTGGTGGATTCAGACACCAAAAACCATTTGGACCTACTGTCACGATTGCTGTGAAGGGGCAGGTCCTCCCTTCAGCTGGGAAACAAGAGAATAGCGTCCTGCCAGATAAGAGTCAATTTAACCAGGAAGGCTTTTCTGCAACATACAAGGATGCAAAGTTCTTTGTTATCAAATCTTACAGCGAGGATGATGTGCACAAGAGTATCAAGTACAATGTGTGGGCAAGCACTCCTAATGGAAATAAGAAGCTGGATGCTGGATACCGAGAAGCTCAGGAGAAATCCAGTGAATGCCCGGTGTTCTTATTTTTCTCT GTGAACACAAGTGGTCAATTTGTTGGTGTTGCCGAAATGGTTGGTCCTGTTGACTTTGACAAGACAGTAGATTATTGGCAACAAGACAAGTGGAATGGCTGCTTTTCAATCAAGTGGCACATCGTGAAGGATATCCCCAACAACATTCTGAAGCATATTACGTTGGACAACAATGACAATAAGCCTGTGACAAACAGCCGTGACACACAAGAG GTTAAGCTTGAGCAAGGTCTTCAAATGCTCAAGATTTTCAAGGAACATGTCAGCAAGACCTCAATCTTGGATGACTTTGCATTTTACGAGAACCGACAGAAGTTGATGCAAGAAAAGAGAGCAAAGCAACAACCGCTTCAGGGGCAG GGCGGTGATGAGAAGGAGAAGAACACAGCTAATGGGAATTCCACTGCGCAGAAGCAGACACCGAGCAAGGAGAGCACCGCCCCTGCCGCCGGGGAAGAGCCGAACGCTTCCAAACCCACCACAGCTGAAAGCGGCGGCGCGAGTGCCAACTAG
- the LOC123116974 gene encoding NADPH-dependent aldehyde reductase-like protein, chloroplastic has protein sequence MATPEADVGAPVSVTAPMMLHGRVAIVTGGAGGIGSAVSRHLASLGARVAVAYVGDPAPARDLVAAINAAPEHGASDPGGPRAVAVEADVSDAAQVRALFDAAAAAFGGELHVLVTAAAVMDTSYPPLADTSEAAYDAAFGTNARGTFLCLREAARRLARDGRGRIVTFSSSGVGSLRPGYAAYAASKAAVETMTRILARELRGTGITANAVAPGSTATPMFYGGKTDEEAERYIAEAPLGRLGMPEDIAPLVGFLASDAGGWVNAQVLRCNGGTI, from the coding sequence ATGGCCACGCCGGAGGCAGACGTCGGCGCCCCCGTGAGCGTGACGGCGCCGATGATGCTGCACGGGCGCGTGGCGATCGTcacgggcggcgccggcggcatTGGCTCGGCCGTGTCGAGGCACCTGGCGTCCCTCGGCGCGCGCGTGGCCGTCGCCTACGTCGGGGACCCGGCGCCCGCGCGGGACCTCGTGGCCGCCATCAACGCCGCCCCCGAGCACGGCGCTTCTGACCCTGGAGGCCCGCGCGCCGTGGCGGTGGAGGCGGACGTGTCGGACGCGGCGCAGGTGCGGGCGCTGttcgacgcggcggcggcggcgttcggcgggGAGCTGCACGTGCTGgtcacggcggcggcggtgatggacACCTCCTACCCGCCGCTGGCCGACACCAGCGAGGCGGCCTACGACGCGGCCTTCGGCACCAACGCGCGGGGCACCTTCCTGTGCCTCCGCGAGGCGGCGCGCCGGCTGGCCCGCGACGGGCGGGGGCGGATCGTCACCTTCTCGTCGTCCGGGGTCGGGTCGCTGCGCCCGGGCTACGCGGCGTACGCGGCCAGCAAGGCGGCCGTGGAGACCATGACGAGGATCCTGGCGCGGGAGCTGCGGGGCACCGGGATCACCGCCAACGCCGTGGCCCCGGGGTCCACGGCCACGCCCATGTTCTACGGCGGCAAGACGGACGAGGAGGCCGAGCGGTACATCGCGGAGGCGCCGCTGGGGAGGCTGGGGATGCCCGAGGACATCGCGCCGCTTGTGGGCTTCCTCGCCAGCGACGCCGGCGGGTGGGTCAACGCCCAGGTCCTGCGCTGCAACGGCGGCACCATATGA